A single Thermoanaerobacterium sp. RBIITD DNA region contains:
- a CDS encoding ABC transporter ATP-binding protein, which produces MVILKTINLNKVYGKGENKVHALKDININVEKGEFLAIVGPSGSGKSTLLHLLGGLDKPTEGTVEIDGVDIYKLSEDKLAIYRRRNIGFVFQQYNLIPVLNVRENIEMPVRLDKKIPDKEYIDDLIEFLGLTERQRHLPNQLSGGQQQRVAIGRALAAKPSIILADEPTGNLDTKTTGEVMNLIKNSIKKYNQTLVLITHNENIAQSADRILSIVDGEIR; this is translated from the coding sequence ATGGTTATATTAAAAACGATAAATTTAAACAAAGTTTACGGAAAGGGTGAAAATAAAGTACACGCACTAAAGGATATAAACATAAATGTAGAAAAAGGTGAATTTTTGGCAATCGTAGGACCAAGCGGAAGTGGAAAATCAACATTGCTCCACTTATTAGGAGGACTTGATAAACCAACAGAAGGAACAGTTGAGATAGATGGTGTGGATATATATAAGCTATCTGAGGACAAATTAGCTATATACAGGAGGAGAAATATAGGATTCGTATTTCAGCAGTACAATTTGATACCAGTATTAAATGTAAGAGAAAATATAGAAATGCCAGTAAGACTAGATAAAAAAATACCAGATAAAGAATATATAGATGATTTGATAGAATTTTTAGGGTTAACAGAAAGACAAAGACATTTACCAAATCAGCTTTCAGGAGGGCAGCAGCAGAGAGTGGCAATAGGCAGAGCATTGGCAGCAAAGCCCAGTATAATATTAGCAGATGAACCCACGGGGAATTTAGACACAAAAACGACAGGTGAAGTAATGAACCTGATAAAAAATTCTATTAAAAAATATAATCAGACACTTGTATTGATAACACATAATGAAAATATAGCACAAAGTGCAGACAGAATATTATCTATCGTTGATGGAGAAATACGATAG